The window TACAATTGAGGATCAAGAAGAAAATACAAATGAACAACAGGAAGATGAAAATGCAACAAGTTCAAGACCAGACAGAAAATCTACAAGGTAGGTCAAAGAACCAATATGGATGAAAGATTACCAAAAGGAACACAAATTGCAACTATCCTCTTTTAAATTACTTGGCCTATGATCAGACCAGTTCAAGCTATCAATGTTACCTAGCAAAATTCTCTCAGTTGACTGAACCACAGACATTTAAGGAGGCTGTGAAGGGTAGTAGGTGGATAGAAGCAATGAAACAAGAGGTAAAGGCATTAGAAGACAACAACACATGGAAGGCAGTAGACTTACCAGAAGGGAAGAATGCTGTTGGATCAAAGTGGGTGTATAAAATCAAGTTCAAGGCAGATGGAGACATAGAAAGATTCAAGGCCAGACTGTTTGCAAACGGATATAGTCAAATGGAAGGCTTGGACTACCATGACACCTTCTCACTAGTGGCAAAAATGGTCATTGTGAGGACTGTCATCGCATTAGCTGCTTCAAGGGGCTGTGGATTATACCAGATGGTTGTTTATAATGCTTTCCTGCGGGGAGATCTATATGAAGAAGTGTATATGGAGCTACCTGAAGGCTTCAGAAGGCAAggagaaaagaaagtgtgcaaattaATGAAGTTACTATATGGACTCAAGCAAGCTTCAAGGCAATGTAATATTAAGCTAACTGAGGCGTTATTGGGGGCTGGTTTTGTACAAAGCCATCATGATTACTCATTGCTCACACTTAGGAGTCAAGAAGGCATAGTGGTCATTCTTGTGTATGCAGATGATCTCCTCATCACAGGAAGTTGTGCAAATCTGATTAAGAAAGCCAAAGACATACTGCATCAAAACTTTAAGGTGAAGGATCCGGGAGAGTTGAAATACTTTCTGGGAATTGAAGTCCTAAGATCTAAGAGTGGAGTACTACTGAATCAAAGGAAATATGTGCTAGAATTGATATCAAACATGGGATTAAGTGGAGCTAAACCTGCATGCACACCATTGGAAGTCAATTCAAAACTGACATCACTAGAGTATGACAAAGCAAATGGAATCACAGGAGACATGGCCTTACAAGATGTTAGCACTTATCAGAGGCTAGTAGGAAAACTTCTATATGTTACTATAACAAGGCCTGACATTAACTATGCTGTACAAGCCTTGAGCCAGTTTATGCAAGCACCAAAAAGGTCTCATTGGGATGCTGCATTGAGGGTGGTAAGGTACTTGAAGAGTGCTCTAGGGTAGGGTGTATTACTGCAGTCTGAATATGCTAAGGAGCTCACATGCTGATGTGACTTAGATTGGGCTGCTTGTCTTAATACTAGAAGGTCTATTACTGGTTATGCTATCAAGTTTGGCAACTCATTGATCTCTTGGAAATCGAAGAAGCAACAGACTGTTTTAAGGAGTTCAGCTGAAGCAGAATACAGAAGTATGGCTGCAAGTATTGCAGAATTGACTTGGCTACTTGGTTTGTTCAAGGAGTTGGGTGTGGAAATAGAACGACCAGTCACAGTGCTCAATGATAGTAAGTCAGCCATTCAACTAGTAGCTAATCCTGTGCTTCATGAAAGAACAAAGCATATAGAGATCGATTGTCACTTCATTAGAGACAAAATCAAGGAAGGGATGGTCAAGACAACACATGTCAGCACTAAGGAGCAGCAGGCAGATCTGTTAACTAAAGATTTAGGGACTGCTCAACATGATTATCTACTTGGCAAGCTTAGAGTGTTCAATGTTTTGCACTCTCCAGCTTGAGGGGGCATATTATGATATAAAGCATGTGAGAGTCACATGAGTAGTTAATTGGTTAAGAAGGTAGTTAGTTTGTTAAAAGTAAGTTAAGGGTGTTTTAGTCCTTTTAGCTCTTCTTTCTTCCTCTTCTAGTATATATCGATTGGGGAGAGCAAGCTTGCTCATTCTCTTAATAACAGAGCATTGTTCTAGAATTTTCCTCCATTAACCGCCTCAAGCAATTCTCAGAGTTTTGACAGGCTACTTCTTCTGTCCTCCATCAAGAGGCAAATTTTGAGGCTTATATATTTGATTTGTTTAATGAAGATCAAACGATTAAAAAGGCCTGAAACTAAGAAGCATTTCAGACTATATTTACCAAACAGGCAACCAAACTACCCTTTTTTGTCAATTTTGGTTGTTTATCTGTCAGTAATCTTACATATCAAAATGCTTTTTCGTCTACATTCGGTTGGTTCAATCCATTTTCTTTAGTTTCGAAATCAGGTGTAATCGGAACGAGAAGACTTAAATATTGTAGAAGTTTATTCTTCAAAGAATTTTACATGAAATAATAGAGGTGATCTTTGGTTTAAAGGAAGAAACCAAAAGAAATAAAGCCAAGCAAATATAGCAGACATAGACTAAGCCCCTAAGCAAATACCAAACTTGGAAATGCTTCCAGGTAAAAGgccaccaaacaacatcaaaaaattCTGCCTAACATACTCAACTCAGAAGCACCCAagacaaaaattaaataaataaacaagGAATAACAAACAGGGAAAGGGAGAAAAACTTTGAACTATATACACATTGTGGCAAGTCTCTGGAAGTGTTAATCCAGTAACAAAAGATGTGCACTGGCTTTCATCAATCAACTGTGGATAGATTACTCAAGCAGCTTCAAGCTCCAATTGTAGCTTCATTTTCTGATTGTTTTCAAGTCTAGAAGTAATGGTGCAAATTTAGGAGTTTCTGCTTTCCTTTGTTGGAACTACTGAATAGAACAGGTCACTAATGTACGACACTCATCTTTGGTGGACAAAGTTACCCGGTACTTGCGTTAGTTGGAGGTAGCAATATTCATCTAGAATACGCTTGGTGACAAATATAGGATCTAAAAAAAAGTAATTCTTCAATCTTGGTAAAACATCTTGTACATTCAGAGCTATCTGCTACAAGTTCTGCTCTTTCTGGTGCTGTCATTCATTTCACCATTAAATGAATTCCAAGACGAAACCTTGAGCTTGTAAGGAGAATGTTGGCCTGAATATGTTTCGTGTAACCTTAGGTGTTGCTTCAGCGTGCTCATTGATCTTGTTTTTGCCTTTGCAGATTCTGTGGAAGCCATGTAAGTAGGAAATATAGGAGAATTTGGTAAAGAGTTAACATCAACATTTGATTTTTGTTTTACATTAGAAAATGATCTTCTTGGTAGTGAAGAAGGAGAATGTAGTTCCTCTATAAAATCTGTTCTATGCACTTTCCTCACTTTAAGTTGCATCGTTCCATTCATGTCAGCTAGAGGAACATTTGAGTCTGTAAATTGATCAAATAACTCTGCTTTTCTTGGTGCCTCAAGTTCTGCCAACTGATGATCAAACCTGCAGCTTCTCCGGTTTTTCTTGCTGGTTAATAATTCCTCTAAAGTTTGATCATTTCTTCTCTCCTGAAAAGAAGCAATATAATGTAAATATGTAACTTCTATACACTGACGATCAGGTTACCTAAAAGATAAGTACAAGTAACTGCCTATAAAAAGGAGATTAGTAACCTGGAAAATGAGACAGGCTACGTGCTatagtgtatataagttaaatcttaTTTTATTAACAAAGGAGTGAGAGAATACAAATGCAAGTGAAGTTACCCGATGTGAAAATGAGTATTTCATCAAATGCTCTCTTTTGGTAATGGCTTCTTCTCTTCTTGACCACAAGGCATCAGTGTCTTGTTCTGAAGCCAAGTTGAAATCCCAAGTCCTATGGCTCTTGCATTTAAGCTGCCAATGATCAAAATCATATTACAAATATAGAGACAGGAATTACAATCTTCAAACTGCAAACACTAAATAAATCCTATCATTTTGGACAGACAAAATCAATTTCCTTTCCCTTGAATCAATGATCCAATAGTTGTAGTTGAACTATGTGTGGAACTTTAATTATTAGAGAAAAGTAGAACGATTTTTCTTACCTTTAATCCGTTAGATTTCATGCTCTCGTTTGGGCTATTAATGAGTTTCTTGTCGCTGTAGTCGTGATAATCATCTAAAGTAGGGAGTCTAATTTGATACACTCTTGCCTTTGACTTTTGAAGTGGCAAAATGAAATTCAATCTGGCAATGAGTCTTCTTCTCACAATTTCACCTCGAATCACCGCTTGAAGCTTCACTAGTCCCTTTAGAGCACTTAATGCTTTCCTAGCCTACACAACATTCCACAAGGTTAGAGATTAGGCACCAGTTCATGTCATCAAAGGCCAGAGAAGTTTTGATAAGTAGCCATAAAAACAAGCATAAGTTCTTAAAAATGTGCCCAGCTATGAAGAGTTTAATTAAGTTAAGAGAGATTTTCCGATAACAAAAAAGCTTTTCTCCCCAACCGAGGTGATAGACCACCTTATGTGATTACCAgccaaaggaagaaaaaaaaagaagacagGGTGCAACCTTAGGTTTTCTCCACTTGCTCTGCAGTACGAGTCTCATACAAAGCCGTGCTCCTCTAGAAGAAGAGGGGCCTGCATTTTAGCAGTCCTTATTTACTGCTACATACTTTATTTTTGGGTTTATGGCTCAGTTAGTAGAGCATTTGGCTGTTAACATGACGGTCGTAGGTTCAAATCCTGCTATATCCACACCTGCCTTACACTCCACTAAGAATAAAGATGCATAGTAGCCCCCAAAGATGACTCTTCGGTCTTTTACTTGCTTCGGCGACCTCGCCCTTTTATTTACAAGTTACtacctaaattctcaacaaaagATTTGAATAATCTTGGAAACTTTTAGTCTTATCAATTTATCGATAAATGGCTGTATGAAGATCTTCAAGGCGCTTATAGCAATGACTGCAATTTCTATCCTGATTACTAGCTAATACTCAACCTAATGCAGTCAAATGGAAGTCCAAAACAAGTTCATAATGGAGTTGCAGGAGCAGAAACACTAAATGGACTATGGACTAAGGAAAAAATCAAGAAACATTAGAGATGATGCTTACCAGGTGGCCGCGATAGGCACTTTGGATTTTAATGGCAGCATCTTTACGTTTCCTTTTGAATTCATTTGGAGCATTCGTTAGACGGATAACATCAGCAGCAGCATTAGCAGCAGCTACAGCAGCCTCAGCAGCTGCTGCTGTTGCTATAGCAACAGCCAAAGCATGTTTCCTCTGCTCTTCTTTTGCCTCATTTAATGTTTTCTCAGGTGCTTCTATAGCAGGACATTTCCTCAACTTGCACCTTCCAAAAAAACATTTCCATTTCTTTGGtttctgaaaatatttttcataatttccaGTTTAGAAATCCAAAGATTAAAACTCATTAGTAAGCTACAGAATCTTGAAATTCAAACCTTTTGATCAGCTGTTGGTTTTGTCTCAGGAATGAAAAGTCTCTTGACAAAAGTAAACCAATTTCTTCTCTTTCCCATTTAGAAATTCATTAGTTTACACAAATAGATTTATCAAACACCTGCCACCTTCTGTATTCTGAAGAGGGAGAGCAGAATTTCAGATGCATTTCTATTCCATTCAATAAAACAAAAGGGTGTAAAGCTACAATATGAAAGCAAGAAACTGTCTCACATCAGCAGAATTGTTCATTTTCACAAAAGGACATTTCTTATGATGACAGCTAAATGTTCTTGAACTCTTGGAAATAATAGATACAAAACTTTGAGTTAGCAGAAAATTTAAGGCACATACCAATTTTATGGACATGCAAAATTTGGTAACATCAAACAAGAAGTCTTGCCAGTGATTCTTGAATAatagttgttgtttttgttgtttaatgtgttttaaTTTTCTCCCCTAATTCATGTCTCTTATATCCAACAAGGAGAATACTGACCTCACTTGTGCTTTGAGAAGCACACCATGTGCTGTGGCAAATGAAATGGAAGAGTGAAAAGCTAACTTTAGACAAAGGGTTCAGGAAAAAAGAATTGATGTTTCAATTATGTTAAGTACTTTTGGAGGTGACTTGTGGGAAGTCTTTTAACATCATACTACTTAATAATAAAAGGCCCTCTTCTTTTGCTCCCTTTCCCCTCTTCTCTAACTGTCATTTTCTTAACTTAGAACTGACCTTTTCAAATGTCTTTTTCTGCTTAGAATTTACTGATTTAACCTGGCAAATTACTCTTTGCATTCAATTGACAAAGAGAAGGATGTGGTGGTTTTTGTATTTTCCTTCTTTAGTTGTCTTTTACTAGGTGTTTGTGTTAACAAGAAGTAGCCTTAGTAGGGATAAAGAAGAATTTTGCTCTGAAGAATTAATAAATGAGGAGAGTATTAAAAAATATTACATATTTATTCACATCTTGGTGCAACATGTTGGATAAcaaactcattttctttattcaaacatataaatataaactaaCTTGGAATTGAGGCGTAacttttattatttgttgtaatGTTTTAATTAATACTTCTAATGAAACTAGGTCCTGGGACAATGATTGCTTTTGAATGATATAAGATCTTTGTATAGATTTCTAGCATCACCATCCTTCTCAAGTTCCTTGCTAGTCTTGAAAATAGGCCATTGGAGTAATTAAGACCTTTTACGTCAGCTCAAAAACATAATAAGAATGGCGAAGATTTTGTCCCAAAGCAAAGCTCTAACTCATGTCATTATCAGCTCGTAGAATGATCCCAAATTTTGGAATTTTCACAATGTATTGAACTGTTCATGTAGTGCTTATATTATAGCTACACTACCCGCCAAACAAAAATATACATTCAACTTTGTATTCATTATTCtaaagttatttttctttcttttgttacacaaaattattttattatactcTAGTTATCGCAATAGTCACTTTGACCAAATTTTATAAAACTTTCACATGAAAAATTTATTATGCTATTGACATTATAAATTCCCCCATTTATATAATACCTTCTATTTATTATATACTCTATAATGtatttttacctaggtattttaattacttataattaaaataacttaatattatttaatttattatttttataatatattcgacATTTAATTTTTCCTTAACGCTAATTTTCAAGATATAGAGGCATCATTATTAAATTTTTTGGTAATATTATTgtgaataaatctcaagtcaaCATTCTTAACCATACATAATGAAATAGTtttaacaaaaattataaaattaaagcTCACAAATTTATCAATCAAGCCGTATTCGTTaatcaattaaataaaatacccaCATTTAGCACACTGACACATCAAattagtatttttaaaaaaataatattaacagataaaAGATTTAAAATacttaatattaaacacaaatatctttgAATTTTGTTGAAAGTTTTACCTACTATAaaaaaactatcatttgttaaCTAAatctgtttttattattttaaataaatattaaaaaataaatattttttgtcatttttatgtTTCAATATATGTTCATGTTTggatatgattaaacaaattgagtgccatGACAAAATAAAATATACggatatattataaaatattataaagttattttaattataagtaaaatacctaggtaaaaatatattatatagtatataatatataaggTATTACATAATGAGAGGATTTATAATGccaagggcataatagacttttcaggtgAAGGTTTTATAAAATCTGGTCAAAGAGACTATTGTGATAATTAGAGCATAATAAAATGATTTTTGTGTAACataagaaagaaaagtgacttttgggtaatAAACGCAAggttgaatgatttttacgtaacaaaaaaaagaaaagtgactttaagGTAATAAACACAAAGCTAAATGACCACCCATAAAATTTACTCAACAAACAACTATTATTCTAGTATTATTTTGCTGCCAAATAACAACAAAAACCTCCAACTAATAACAATAACCAAAATACCCAACACAACTACATCAATCTCCACCCAAACATACAATAATCTACATCAATCTCCACCCAAAAATACAATAACCTCCTACCAAAATATAAACTAAACCATTCAAACTAGTTCACACTAAATCAAAATAACTTAAATATTCAAACTAATTCATGATACAAACTCAAAATAACTTGATCagaacttgtaacgacccgaccggtcatttcgagagttgtagccctgttcgcccttttctgctcatttttgtgctttactattattttatgactcatcgggttagttggtttgggtccggagagaattcaaagtgaattgagatacttagtctcttaattgaaagcttaagttggaaaagtcaatcggatatcgacttatatgtaaatgacctcgaatttgaattttgatggttccattatcTCCGTTGGGttattctggacttaggagcgtgtctggattggGATTTGGAGGACCGTAATAGAactaggcttaaaatggcgaaagttaaaattttgaccGGAGGtaggctttttgatatcggggtcgaattccgaacctggaagttgaagtaggttcgtgatatcatttttgacttgtgtgcaaaatttgaggtcaatgggacgttgtttgataggtttcggcgtcgtttgtagaatttggaagtttcaaagttcattaggcttgaattgggtgcgattcgtatttttgatgttgtttgaggtgatttgagagttcgactaagttctatgatattttgggacttgatgatatgtctagttgaggtcccgggggcctcgggtaagtttagGGTGGTTAACGGATAATGTTTGGACTTAGCTTGATGGCTGAAGATTTGCTGGTGTGaattttctggtttcctcttatgcgTTCGTGAGAGAggtctcgcattcacgaagggcaTCTGTTGGCAGAGaaagttttgttcttcgcgttcgcgaagaagatgATGCGAACACAAAGATTTGGACTGAGAGTGCATCGTGAACACGAGAATggtgacgcgttcgcgaagaagtgtTAAAGCAGCTAGGGACCCCAAGcttttggtctacgcgttcgcagggcagtggtcgcgttcgcgaagagtgggGTCGgcaaagcttcacgttcgcgatgctggggtcgcgttcgtgaagggttaaTTTGAGGGGCAGTCAGAAtggtctacgcgaacgtgagaggatggtcgcattcgcgatgaaggcatCACTAGGCAGTATATAAAgattcaaaatcgagggttccaGGATTTTTCACATTTCTAACATTTTTGAGCTAGGTTTTggagatttttgagaggatttcaAGGtcattcttgaggtaagttccttggattcatttctattcaataattatgtttttcCACTGATTTTCCCACATAGTtagtgtgtttttgaggtgaaattttaggggtttgaggctagggatttggagagttaattttggggatttgaatggcgATTTGATGTCAGATTTAAACatatttggtatggttagactcatggatgaatgggctttcggattttgtgacttttgtcggatttcaagacgtgggctcaggggtcgggtttgagccaatttcggattttgagctATAATTTCGTAAAttcttgtagaattgattcctttagcccgtattgattgtattgtactgcttgtggctagattcaggatgtttagaggccgattcgcgaggcaaaaggCATATTGGAGTAAAGTTTCGctcagattgaggtaagtaacagttttaaatctactcctgaggttatgaaaccccgaaatttatatgattgttttggaggtgacgcacatactaggtgacaggcctgtgggcgtgcaccgtgggaattgtgacttggtctattCTGTGAAACTGAAAAGTTGAATAAACTTATTGTTAGCCATATGCTcttcatgtgttatagaaatttgactgtgaatcatgttagagaccatgattaggctatgtgttggtactgatgggacccaccgaggtcgtgttacatgttgaattgcctgctaaatgctatttgtactcagtctcagtttttattCGCACATCATATCTCATCCTCtattattcttgttgatacatcatattattgttgtttgggatgattttccttatttatgagagcccgagagactagagagattgatgactgagtgaggccgattgtgaggatatttatgggatcgggctgtacgccgcaacatgtttcattgatttatgccatgattggcttgatatagcgcttgggctgaaggagccccttcggagtctgtacacaccccccagtgagcgcgggtacctactgagtccgagtgccgagtgccgagtgctaagtggtaagtgactgtgaggaatgagtgattatgaggttggagtgaatgggaggactgagtgattgtttccctgagaggctgtatatgatttcattgttgttgcacaTAGTTGCCATATATAACTGTTCTAGAAACTTCTGAAAGATATTTTTATCCGATTTTTACTTGAATTTGGCATAactaaactgatttgacttaatttgtcggatttgaaagcatgtctactttcctTGTTGGGACTActgaaaatgaattataattgtgtagctcgtcactatctttcagttccttatttattattgttacttactgagttggttgtactcacgctatactctgcacttcgtgtgcagatccaggagttTTCGGATGCAGAGAGTGTTGATATTTCACGTAGCTGACTGTTGGAgatatcgaggtagctgccttgcaTTTGCAgtacttgtttctccttccttatccttTCTTTCGTTGTATTTGGATCCAAACTATTATAGACATTTGTTTTCTAGActggtgatgtatagatgctcatgagctcagtgacacccggattttgggaGCTATTttccgcacttgtgttttgggttttacctCTGATTATGAA is drawn from Nicotiana tomentosiformis chromosome 12, ASM39032v3, whole genome shotgun sequence and contains these coding sequences:
- the LOC104113602 gene encoding protein IQ-DOMAIN 12-like, which gives rise to MGKRRNWFTFVKRLFIPETKPTADQKKPKKWKCFFGRCKLRKCPAIEAPEKTLNEAKEEQRKHALAVAIATAAAAEAAVAAANAAADVIRLTNAPNEFKRKRKDAAIKIQSAYRGHLARKALSALKGLVKLQAVIRGEIVRRRLIARLNFILPLQKSKARVYQIRLPTLDDYHDYSDKKLINSPNESMKSNGLKLKCKSHRTWDFNLASEQDTDALWSRREEAITKREHLMKYSFSHRERRNDQTLEELLTSKKNRRSCRFDHQLAELEAPRKAELFDQFTDSNVPLADMNGTMQLKVRKVHRTDFIEELHSPSSLPRRSFSNVKQKSNVDVNSLPNSPIFPTYMASTESAKAKTRSMSTLKQHLRLHETYSGQHSPYKLKVSSWNSFNGEMNDSTRKSRTCSR